TTGCAGTAGCTGCCTTTGATTTTACAGATATCAGCAGCTACGGTGAAGAAGAACCTTCCTTTGTGGACAGTTTGTTTACCAATCTTTTAGGGGAGGACAGGCTGCTGCAGCTGACAGATTATTTTTACGGCGGCAGCTCTCAGGAATTCTGGTCTGTGCAGGAGGTAATTAACAGCGGAAATGTAAGCAGACTGCCTAAAGTGTCAGTGTATCTGATGATTATTATACTGTATATTTTTCTGGCAGGCCCTGGCCTTTACTGGTTTTTGAGAAAAAGGGAGAAAAGGCAGTACTATTGGGGCGGAGTTATTCTCCTGGTTCTTAATTTTACAGCTTTAATATATGTAATGGGTATAGGAACCAGGTTCCGGAGAACCTTTCTAACCTATGCTACAATTATGGATGTGTCTGAGGATACAATAGTAGATAACAGCTATATGAATGTGCGCAATCCTTACAGCAGGCCATATGAGGTGGAGTTTGTACCGGATTATTCCGTGCGTCCTATTACCAGAAGCGCCAGATATGACTATATGTCAATACCGCAGTTTACAGAACATGCAACAGAAAAAATGAGAATACAAAATCAGCCTGATAAGCTGAAGATCTCTTTCCAGGACGCTGTGGCCTTTGAACCGCATTATTTTCAGCTGAGAAAAAGCTATGAAAATACAGAGTCTGCAGGCATAACAGGAGAGATTCAGTATTTTGACGGCAAGGTAACAGGAACTATTACAAATCAGTTTAACTTCCGTCTGGAGGATGTGGCGGTCCTGCTTTTTGGCCACTTAATTGTAGTGGGAGAGTTGGATGCCGGAGAAAGTATTCAGCTTTCTGATTATCCTGTTTACAACACGCCTTTAGGAAACTCTCATATTACGGCGGCAGCGGATACAGGCCTTACAGAATATGAAAAGGCAGATATTCAAAATAAGGATTATTTGAAATCTGTAGAAAGAACAAATCTTCTAGCTTTTTATATGGATAACAGTTTGGAAGGCTACAGAAGAGAGGCCAGAGTCATTGGATTTAACCAGGATACAGGCCGGCAGTTTATTGGAGAAAAGGAATATGAGGCATACGGCCTTACCATGTTTACTTCTGCAATAGAGGTGTATAACGACAATATGGACGGGGACGTGTACAGGTCGGGAATAATGAAGAAGCCTGTGGCGTTAAAAGGCAGTTACGATTCCACAAGAAATTCCACATATGGAACGGATTCCGTTACATTAGAATATTCTCTTGGAAATGATCTGGAGGTGGAAGAAATCACATTTCAGCAGGTTTCCCCTGAGCTTTGGGGAAGCGAGCTGTTAGGAGCAGTAAGATTATTCCAGGGAGCAATGTATTTTTATAATTATAATACAGGCAGCTATGACAAAATGGATCAGGATAAGGTTTCCTTTACAGTTGATGAGCTAAAGCCCTACCTGTCCCCGGGAAATACGCTGAATGTGAAATATATTTGCGCCCAGGCTATTGAATCCAACTGGGAGCTGGTGCTTCCTATGCCTATGGTAACAGGGAGGGAAAAGTGATGCTGAAAATTAAGGACCTGGTGAAGGTATACGGTAAATATCAGGCTCTAAACCACCTGGACCTGGAAGTGCGGGAGGGAGCGCTGTTTGGTTTTATCGGGCCTAATGGAGCCGGGAAAACTACTACTATGAAGATTTTAGTGGGTTTGCTGACAGCTGACAGCGGTCAGATATTTTGGAATGACGAAAAAGTCAGTGTGATGAGCAAAAGCTGGAAGGAAAAAATCGGTTATGTGCCAGACTCCTTTGGCGTTTATGACAATTTAAAAGTCAGCGAATATATGGAATTTTTTGCTTCATGCTACGGATTGGAGGGGCTGACAGCCAGAAAGCGGTGTGCAATTCTGCTGGAGCAGGTAGGTTTAGAAGATAAAATGGAATTTTATGTAGACGGCCTGTCCAGGGGAATGCAGCAGAGATTATGTCTGGCCAGGGCGTTGATTCATAACCCGCCTATATTAATATTGGATGAGCCTTCTTCCGGTTTGGACCCCAGAACCAGATACGAGTTTAAGGAAAACTTAATGGAATTGCAGGAGTTAGGCAAAACCATTATCATTAGTTCTCATGTGCTTTCAGAGCTCTCAGAATTCTGCACAGATATTGGAATTATAGATCAGGGAAAAATAGTGCTCAGCGGAAATATTAACGATACTCTCAGCCGGGTAAGCCATTCCAACCCTCTTATGATTTCTTTATTTGGCAATGATCAGGAAAAGGCTGTAAGTCTGTTAAAAAGCCATCCTTATGTGAAAACCATATCTATAAACGGTAAAGATTTGGTGGTGCGCTTCACAGGAGACGAGCAGGATGAGGCCCAGCTGCTTCAGAGAATGGTGGATGCAGATATTCATGTGCGCAGTTTTGCCAGGGAGAAAGGAAGCCTGGAATCTTTGTTTATTGAGATTACAGATAATGGGGAGGAAAGGACGGTGATGAAATTTGAATATGAATCCGATTTATAAAAGAGAGACAAAGGCAGCGGTGAGAACCATCAGACTGCCCCTGATTATTGTCATATTTAACGGCCTGCTGGCTTTAGTAGCTCTTTTAAGCATGTATTCTAATGTGGAGCAGGTAAAGGTTACTGCTGATATACAGTATACAGCCTTTCTGGATTTATATGGTTTCGTGGCCTCCCTGGAATTTGTGCTTTTAATTTTAATTATGCCGGCCCTGACCTCCTCTACAATCAGCAGTGAGAGAGAAAGAAAAACTCTGGATATTATGCTGACTACCGGACTGACGCCGGAGAAAATTGTGCAGGGGAAGCTGGCGGCTGCCTGCAC
The window above is part of the Lachnoclostridium edouardi genome. Proteins encoded here:
- a CDS encoding type 1 glutamine amidotransferase family protein — translated: MKMMMSRFRNNLKKAGFILAAVIFAAVPATALADQEKTSESVYMIAEEASPIYGPVSFDVTYGVNDTGKGGRYVPVNVIIDNTQEQPFQGTVTVTTMEADYQVYSYEYPAAVNAKEKLSTQYMIPFGNGSDQVFVSLYDGQNKQIGTKRLKMNVSKEVPELFIGALCDTPEALQYLDGVGVNYSALKTKLLPMETESFPNTTKGLDMLDVLIVTNYRLRDLTEQQTKAIMDWVRDGGVLIMGTGERVEDTLGRFAPELLDDNYGAPQMMEVQMKEDSEENVADSILNITCVEIPMHGSSILMADEGFPLFQSAPKEKGIIAVAAFDFTDISSYGEEEPSFVDSLFTNLLGEDRLLQLTDYFYGGSSQEFWSVQEVINSGNVSRLPKVSVYLMIIILYIFLAGPGLYWFLRKREKRQYYWGGVILLVLNFTALIYVMGIGTRFRRTFLTYATIMDVSEDTIVDNSYMNVRNPYSRPYEVEFVPDYSVRPITRSARYDYMSIPQFTEHATEKMRIQNQPDKLKISFQDAVAFEPHYFQLRKSYENTESAGITGEIQYFDGKVTGTITNQFNFRLEDVAVLLFGHLIVVGELDAGESIQLSDYPVYNTPLGNSHITAAADTGLTEYEKADIQNKDYLKSVERTNLLAFYMDNSLEGYRREARVIGFNQDTGRQFIGEKEYEAYGLTMFTSAIEVYNDNMDGDVYRSGIMKKPVALKGSYDSTRNSTYGTDSVTLEYSLGNDLEVEEITFQQVSPELWGSELLGAVRLFQGAMYFYNYNTGSYDKMDQDKVSFTVDELKPYLSPGNTLNVKYICAQAIESNWELVLPMPMVTGREK
- a CDS encoding ABC transporter ATP-binding protein: MLKIKDLVKVYGKYQALNHLDLEVREGALFGFIGPNGAGKTTTMKILVGLLTADSGQIFWNDEKVSVMSKSWKEKIGYVPDSFGVYDNLKVSEYMEFFASCYGLEGLTARKRCAILLEQVGLEDKMEFYVDGLSRGMQQRLCLARALIHNPPILILDEPSSGLDPRTRYEFKENLMELQELGKTIIISSHVLSELSEFCTDIGIIDQGKIVLSGNINDTLSRVSHSNPLMISLFGNDQEKAVSLLKSHPYVKTISINGKDLVVRFTGDEQDEAQLLQRMVDADIHVRSFAREKGSLESLFIEITDNGEERTVMKFEYESDL